A single Spirochaetae bacterium HGW-Spirochaetae-1 DNA region contains:
- the rpoB gene encoding DNA-directed RNA polymerase subunit beta, with the protein MQEGKKVVNFGKINSNIDLPNLIEIQLKSYEWFLQQNGTKRKNEGLQAVFEEIFPIESPHEDVVLEFINYDIGKPKYSELECKERDVTYAAPLKATIRLIRKDTMEVREQTVYMGDVPLMTRRGTFIINGAERVVVNQLHRSPGIFFFFEDVERIYNARVIPDRGSWLEFEMDSKGHIIARIDRKKKFPATLLVKALGFESNEEITKLFYDTHIIKLKTEEDFDALNGKRVARDVVSKETGEIVIEVGDRINIDSIDRLKEEKVKEVEVINFPNNKEDSFLSSTMEFENDFIKKNLKIEAGHEFSNSELALLTIHAIMRPGEPTNLENAKAELERLFFNPRTYSLSSVGRYKINNKFGFLEKSEVLTKDDIIATVRYILYLIAEAEGYECEVTDSEGNKKKKFVTTIVDDIDHLGNRRVRSVGELIMNQIKVGFQRMERVIKERMTIQDLDVITPQALISIKPISAVINEFFGSSQLSQFMDQTNPLAELTHKRRLNALGPGGLSRERAGFEVRDVHPSHYGRMCPIETPEGPNIGLIVSLSTFGRINEFGFLETPYRVVENGRVTDKIQYLTADIEDDYFIAQANALLDENGNFKGTLIPCRNRGNFPYKKPKEIQYMDVSPNQVFSVSTGLIPFLEHDDANRALMGSNMQRQAVPLMVEEAPLVGTGMEKYAAYDSGVLLISDRGGEVVYVDADTVKVKTSSDAIDEYKLMKFKRTNQGTCFNQKPVVKAGQKIKTGDVLADGPATDSGRLALGKNILVAFMPWMGYNFEDAILISERLIEEDVYTSIHIEQFEVEARETKLGREVITRDIPNLSEKAFRDLDADGVVRVGAYVLPDDILVGKVTPKGEQDLTPEYKLLHSIFGEKAREVRDTSLRVPNGVEGIVVDVKRFSRENGDELAPGVEELVKVYIADKRKISVGDKMAGRHGNKGVISKIVPRYDLPYLPDGTPVDIVLNPLSVPSRMNLGQLLETELGWAAGELNYLAETPIFDGAKESDIRDCLRKAGLPEDSKSVLYDGRSGEPFEDTVMVGQVYMLKLAHMVDDKIHARSTGPYSLVTQQPLGGKAQFGGQRLGEMEVWALEAYGAAYTLQELLTVKSDDMLGRARIYEAIVKGINTTSPGIPESFNVLIQELRGLALDVRIFDDKGDEISLSEWSEGFSKSKRRIKIDSLENV; encoded by the coding sequence ATGCAAGAAGGAAAAAAAGTCGTTAATTTTGGTAAAATTAACTCGAATATTGACCTGCCCAATCTGATAGAGATTCAGCTCAAATCCTATGAATGGTTTTTACAGCAGAATGGAACAAAGAGAAAGAATGAAGGGTTGCAGGCCGTATTTGAAGAAATTTTCCCCATTGAAAGCCCCCATGAAGATGTGGTCCTTGAATTTATTAATTATGATATAGGAAAACCAAAATATTCCGAGTTGGAATGCAAGGAGCGGGATGTTACCTACGCAGCTCCTTTAAAAGCGACTATACGACTGATCCGAAAGGATACAATGGAAGTCCGTGAGCAGACAGTATACATGGGTGACGTTCCTCTTATGACAAGAAGAGGAACTTTCATTATCAATGGCGCCGAGCGGGTTGTTGTCAACCAGCTTCATCGTTCGCCAGGTATTTTCTTTTTCTTTGAAGATGTTGAGAGGATATATAACGCGAGGGTTATTCCTGACCGTGGCTCATGGCTGGAATTTGAAATGGATTCAAAGGGGCATATCATAGCCAGGATAGACAGGAAGAAAAAATTTCCTGCAACCCTGCTTGTAAAGGCGCTTGGATTTGAATCTAATGAGGAAATTACAAAACTGTTTTATGATACACATATTATCAAGCTGAAGACAGAAGAAGATTTCGATGCACTTAATGGCAAAAGAGTGGCACGGGATGTTGTCAGCAAAGAGACCGGTGAAATCGTAATTGAGGTAGGCGATAGAATCAATATCGACAGTATCGACAGGTTGAAGGAAGAAAAAGTCAAGGAAGTTGAGGTCATTAATTTTCCCAATAACAAAGAAGATTCTTTTCTCAGTTCAACCATGGAGTTCGAAAATGATTTCATTAAAAAGAACCTGAAAATTGAAGCAGGTCATGAGTTCAGTAATTCAGAGCTTGCTCTGCTTACCATCCACGCCATAATGCGTCCCGGTGAACCGACAAATCTGGAAAATGCTAAAGCTGAACTAGAAAGACTGTTCTTTAATCCCAGGACATATTCGTTGAGTTCCGTTGGGCGTTACAAAATAAATAATAAATTTGGTTTCCTTGAAAAATCAGAGGTTCTTACCAAAGATGATATAATTGCCACTGTAAGATATATTCTTTACCTCATAGCAGAAGCTGAAGGCTATGAATGTGAGGTTACTGATTCTGAAGGAAATAAGAAAAAGAAATTTGTCACTACTATCGTCGATGATATTGACCATCTTGGCAACAGGAGGGTCAGATCCGTTGGCGAGCTGATCATGAATCAGATTAAAGTGGGATTTCAGCGAATGGAGCGGGTTATAAAAGAGAGAATGACTATTCAGGATCTCGATGTAATTACACCGCAGGCCCTTATCAGTATTAAACCTATATCCGCTGTTATTAATGAATTTTTCGGTTCGAGTCAGCTTTCCCAGTTCATGGATCAGACCAATCCTCTGGCCGAGTTAACGCACAAACGAAGACTGAATGCCCTTGGTCCCGGTGGTCTCTCCCGAGAGAGGGCAGGGTTTGAGGTGCGTGACGTTCATCCCTCTCACTATGGAAGGATGTGCCCCATTGAAACGCCCGAAGGTCCCAATATCGGTCTCATCGTTTCATTGAGTACCTTTGGAAGAATAAATGAATTCGGATTTTTAGAAACGCCATACCGCGTTGTTGAAAATGGTCGTGTAACGGACAAAATACAATATCTTACCGCTGATATAGAAGATGATTATTTTATCGCTCAGGCAAACGCTCTGCTTGATGAAAATGGTAATTTTAAAGGAACCTTGATCCCATGTCGTAACAGAGGTAACTTCCCTTACAAGAAACCGAAGGAAATCCAGTACATGGATGTTTCCCCAAACCAGGTATTCTCTGTTTCCACGGGACTTATCCCGTTTCTTGAGCACGATGATGCAAACCGTGCTCTCATGGGATCAAACATGCAGCGTCAGGCCGTACCGCTCATGGTTGAAGAGGCTCCGCTGGTAGGGACGGGCATGGAAAAATATGCTGCCTATGATTCGGGAGTTCTTCTCATCTCTGATCGCGGTGGAGAAGTCGTTTATGTCGATGCCGATACGGTAAAGGTGAAAACCTCCAGTGATGCGATAGATGAATACAAGTTGATGAAGTTCAAACGAACAAACCAGGGAACATGTTTTAATCAGAAACCCGTTGTTAAAGCAGGACAGAAAATAAAGACCGGTGATGTTCTTGCCGATGGTCCCGCTACGGACAGCGGCAGACTTGCATTGGGCAAAAACATACTCGTTGCATTTATGCCCTGGATGGGATATAACTTTGAGGATGCTATTCTTATATCAGAACGTCTTATAGAAGAAGATGTTTATACTTCAATTCATATCGAGCAGTTTGAGGTTGAAGCGCGGGAAACAAAACTCGGACGCGAGGTAATCACAAGGGATATTCCTAACCTGAGCGAAAAAGCCTTCCGGGATCTTGATGCTGATGGTGTTGTTCGTGTCGGTGCATATGTTCTACCCGATGATATTCTGGTAGGGAAGGTTACTCCCAAGGGCGAACAGGACCTGACTCCGGAATATAAACTGCTTCATTCAATTTTCGGTGAAAAGGCTCGTGAGGTGAGAGATACATCTCTGCGGGTTCCCAATGGTGTTGAAGGTATAGTTGTTGATGTTAAAAGATTCAGCCGTGAAAACGGTGATGAACTCGCACCAGGAGTAGAAGAACTGGTGAAGGTATATATTGCCGATAAACGTAAGATTTCTGTCGGTGATAAGATGGCTGGACGTCACGGGAACAAAGGCGTTATATCAAAAATTGTTCCCCGATATGATCTTCCCTATTTGCCCGACGGGACTCCTGTTGATATAGTGCTTAATCCGCTGTCGGTTCCTTCTCGAATGAACCTGGGACAGCTTTTGGAAACAGAGCTTGGTTGGGCTGCAGGAGAATTGAATTATCTTGCAGAAACACCTATATTTGATGGTGCCAAAGAATCGGATATCAGGGATTGTCTTAGAAAGGCCGGTCTGCCTGAAGATTCAAAGTCAGTACTTTATGACGGAAGATCGGGGGAGCCTTTTGAAGATACGGTAATGGTTGGGCAGGTTTACATGTTGAAACTGGCCCACATGGTTGATGATAAGATACATGCCCGTTCAACCGGTCCATACTCGCTGGTAACTCAGCAGCCTCTGGGTGGTAAGGCCCAGTTCGGCGGTCAGCGGCTTGGAGAGATGGAAGTATGGGCCCTGGAGGCTTATGGAGCTGCATATACGCTTCAGGAATTACTCACTGTCAAGTCCGATGATATGCTCGGCAGAGCGCGTATTTATGAAGCTATTGTAAAAGGTATCAATACAACATCTCCTGGTATACCTGAATCGTTCAACGTCTTAATTCAGGAACTACGGGGTCTTGCGCTGGATGTTCGTATCTTTGATGATAAGGGTGATGAAATCAGCCTTTCGGAATGGAGTGAAGGATTCAGTAAATCGAAGAGACGGATTAAGATTGATAGCCTTGAGAATGTCTAG
- the rplJ gene encoding 50S ribosomal protein L10, translating to MVKQYKIDEVGVLVSQLKNKKDIFLTNYSGIKVKDLGVLRRKLREKNADYKVVKNSLFKRALTDVGYSGVDDFLKGPIGVAFVSGDVGEIAKILKEFGDEHEKFSYTAGVIDNVVYGTDQVKKIASLPSKEVLLSQTMSMINAPASYIAMGMNQIIASLARGIKAVSEKNS from the coding sequence ATGGTTAAGCAATATAAAATAGATGAAGTTGGTGTCCTTGTTTCTCAACTGAAGAATAAAAAAGACATTTTCCTTACTAATTATTCGGGAATAAAAGTGAAGGATCTCGGCGTTCTTCGCAGGAAACTTCGTGAAAAAAATGCAGACTATAAGGTTGTGAAAAACAGTCTTTTTAAGCGCGCACTTACCGATGTCGGTTATTCGGGAGTAGATGATTTTTTAAAGGGCCCCATCGGTGTTGCCTTTGTTTCGGGCGATGTGGGAGAAATAGCCAAGATTCTCAAGGAATTCGGCGATGAACACGAAAAGTTCTCATATACAGCCGGTGTCATTGATAACGTTGTGTACGGTACGGACCAGGTTAAGAAAATTGCGTCACTTCCTTCAAAAGAGGTGCTGCTTTCACAGACTATGTCAATGATAAATGCTCCTGCTTCTTACATAGCCATGGGCATGAATCAGATAATTGCCTCGTTGGCCAGGGGAATTAAAGCAGTTTCAGAAAAAAACAGCTAA
- the rplK gene encoding 50S ribosomal protein L11: MAPKKKKKKIVTEIKLQIPGAQANPAPPVGPALGQHGLNIMDFCKAFNDRTKDQQGTILPVVISVYEDRTYTFIIKTPPASVLIKTSLKLEKGSSEPHKDKVGKITRAQLEEIAKTKMPDLNANDLDAAVAIIAGTAHSMGVDVAE; this comes from the coding sequence ATGGCACCCAAGAAAAAGAAAAAAAAGATAGTAACAGAGATTAAACTGCAAATACCCGGTGCACAGGCAAACCCTGCTCCCCCGGTTGGTCCTGCCCTTGGACAGCATGGTCTTAATATAATGGATTTCTGTAAGGCTTTTAATGACAGAACGAAGGATCAGCAGGGGACCATTCTTCCCGTTGTTATCAGCGTATACGAGGATAGAACATATACTTTTATTATTAAAACACCTCCGGCGTCGGTATTGATAAAGACGTCTCTGAAGCTGGAGAAGGGATCCAGTGAGCCGCATAAGGATAAGGTGGGTAAAATCACCAGAGCGCAGCTTGAGGAAATTGCTAAAACAAAAATGCCCGATTTGAACGCCAATGATCTGGATGCCGCAGTTGCCATTATTGCCGGTACCGCTCATTCCATGGGCGTGGATGTGGCTGAGTAA
- the nusG gene encoding transcription termination/antitermination factor NusG has product MAKEWYVLHTFSGYENKVKLALEKMLEASRNQQQIESSGGQYSGENYRDKSSHFLHDILFQGRIPTIDVPEVKDGKRKVKSKKFLPGYILLEIDLIDNESWVLVWSKIKKIQGATGFVGTYGTELKSTLPKSLTREEVNSLFDQMGEQKTKEKASLVMDFNVGEHIKVIDGPFNNFSGIVEEVFPEKGRLRVKVEIFGRGTPVELDFVQVGKI; this is encoded by the coding sequence ATGGCAAAAGAATGGTATGTTCTGCATACGTTTTCCGGTTACGAGAACAAGGTAAAACTTGCTCTTGAAAAAATGCTCGAGGCTTCCAGAAATCAGCAGCAAATTGAATCATCGGGAGGGCAGTATTCCGGCGAGAATTACAGAGACAAGAGCAGCCATTTTTTGCATGACATCCTGTTTCAGGGAAGAATACCGACTATTGATGTGCCTGAAGTAAAAGATGGTAAAAGAAAGGTAAAATCCAAGAAGTTTTTGCCTGGCTATATCCTCCTTGAGATTGACCTGATTGATAATGAATCATGGGTTCTTGTCTGGAGCAAGATAAAAAAAATTCAGGGTGCCACGGGATTTGTAGGAACATACGGAACTGAATTGAAAAGCACCTTGCCGAAATCGCTCACGCGGGAAGAGGTAAATTCCCTCTTCGATCAGATGGGAGAACAGAAAACAAAAGAAAAGGCCTCCCTTGTTATGGATTTCAATGTGGGAGAGCATATAAAAGTAATTGACGGTCCATTCAACAATTTCAGCGGCATCGTTGAGGAAGTATTTCCCGAGAAGGGTCGGTTGCGGGTAAAGGTTGAAATATTCGGGAGAGGAACTCCTGTTGAGCTTGATTTCGTACAGGTCGGTAAGATATAA
- the rpmG gene encoding 50S ribosomal protein L33 has protein sequence MRDIILLACQDCKRRNYSVTKNKKNQTGKLEVKKYCKFCNKHTNHKETKA, from the coding sequence ATGCGTGACATAATATTATTGGCCTGTCAGGACTGCAAGAGAAGGAATTATTCTGTTACAAAGAATAAAAAGAACCAGACCGGTAAACTTGAAGTGAAAAAATACTGTAAGTTTTGCAACAAACATACAAATCATAAGGAAACGAAGGCATAA
- a CDS encoding 50S ribosomal protein L7/L12, giving the protein MAKLSIEELLDAIGSLTLVEAAELVKAMEDKFGISAAAPVAVAAGAPAAAEAEEEKTEFDVILKGFGDAKVAVIKEVRAITNLGLKEAKELVEAGNSPVKEKVSKAEAEEIKKQLEAAGATVEIK; this is encoded by the coding sequence ATGGCAAAACTTTCTATCGAAGAACTGTTGGATGCGATTGGCAGTTTAACTCTTGTTGAAGCTGCTGAGCTCGTAAAAGCGATGGAAGACAAGTTCGGCATTTCCGCTGCCGCTCCCGTCGCAGTCGCTGCAGGCGCACCTGCTGCTGCTGAAGCAGAAGAAGAAAAAACCGAATTCGATGTAATTCTCAAAGGTTTCGGTGATGCTAAGGTTGCTGTAATCAAAGAAGTTAGGGCGATTACCAATCTCGGTCTTAAAGAAGCAAAAGAGCTTGTTGAAGCCGGAAACAGTCCAGTAAAAGAAAAAGTATCAAAAGCAGAAGCTGAGGAAATCAAGAAGCAGCTTGAAGCTGCCGGAGCTACTGTTGAGATTAAGTAG
- the queD gene encoding 6-carboxytetrahydropterin synthase QueD encodes MYLLTIEDSFASAHQLRGYRGKCENLHGHNWKVELTVKGETLNGIGLLIDFHDLKKMLKEILSILDHKNINDVPPFDKENPSSENLAEFIAGLILEKLAEISPPIQLHSLTVWESDTSRCTYIP; translated from the coding sequence ATGTACCTCTTAACCATTGAAGACAGTTTCGCATCGGCGCATCAGCTTCGGGGATACCGGGGAAAGTGTGAAAATCTTCACGGCCATAACTGGAAGGTTGAACTGACGGTGAAGGGTGAAACGCTCAACGGTATAGGACTTCTCATTGATTTTCATGATCTGAAAAAAATGCTGAAAGAAATACTCTCCATCCTGGATCACAAAAATATAAATGATGTGCCTCCCTTTGACAAAGAAAATCCCAGTTCGGAGAATCTTGCAGAATTTATTGCGGGATTGATCTTGGAAAAACTTGCGGAAATATCACCGCCGATCCAGCTTCATTCCCTGACGGTCTGGGAATCAGATACGTCACGTTGCACCTATATCCCATGA
- a CDS encoding 50S ribosomal protein L1, translating into MKRGKRIKEARTHVDKTKLYNLDEAVVLMKELKFAKFDESIDVAVKLVHKSYQNVRGSAVLPAGTGKEKKVLVICKGDKQKEALEAGADFVGGEEIIEKIQGGWVDYQAVVATPDMMKLVGKLGQVLGRKGLMPKPKAGTVTDDVKGIVKELKGGRVEYRADKTGVVHMIVGKVSFEDNSIMDNVKAIFNQIVKDKPSDAKGSYVKSVHISSTMGPGIKINHKGIER; encoded by the coding sequence ATGAAACGCGGGAAAAGAATTAAGGAAGCAAGGACACACGTTGATAAAACAAAGCTCTACAACCTTGATGAGGCCGTTGTCCTGATGAAGGAACTGAAATTCGCTAAATTTGACGAATCAATCGATGTTGCTGTAAAACTCGTTCATAAAAGCTATCAGAATGTTCGTGGTTCCGCCGTACTTCCTGCGGGAACAGGTAAAGAAAAAAAGGTTCTGGTAATATGCAAGGGTGACAAACAAAAGGAAGCTCTTGAAGCAGGAGCTGATTTTGTCGGCGGTGAAGAAATAATTGAAAAAATCCAGGGCGGATGGGTCGACTATCAGGCAGTCGTTGCAACTCCCGACATGATGAAGCTTGTGGGAAAATTGGGACAAGTACTGGGTCGTAAAGGACTTATGCCGAAACCCAAGGCTGGCACGGTAACGGATGATGTAAAAGGTATCGTAAAGGAACTGAAAGGTGGCCGGGTTGAATACCGGGCCGATAAAACCGGTGTAGTTCATATGATTGTCGGCAAGGTTTCATTTGAGGATAATTCCATCATGGACAATGTTAAGGCAATTTTTAATCAGATAGTAAAGGATAAGCCTTCCGATGCGAAGGGAAGCTATGTTAAATCGGTGCATATCAGTTCCACCATGGGTCCTGGTATAAAAATCAATCATAAGGGGATTGAACGATAA
- a CDS encoding preprotein translocase subunit SecE — translation MVKKAIQFVKEAKDELKKVTWPERDEVTSFTGVVVVTVVAISLFLWFVDSALMVLIKTVMK, via the coding sequence CTGGTGAAAAAAGCAATACAGTTTGTTAAAGAAGCAAAAGATGAATTAAAAAAAGTAACCTGGCCTGAAAGGGATGAGGTGACCAGTTTTACCGGTGTTGTAGTTGTCACAGTTGTCGCTATTTCGCTTTTTTTGTGGTTTGTAGATTCTGCCTTGATGGTACTGATTAAAACGGTGATGAAATAA